In the Gammaproteobacteria bacterium genome, one interval contains:
- a CDS encoding methylmalonyl-CoA mutase has protein sequence MSAREQWEKEYAAGRKRRERFETLSFEEVPPLGLPADGDPDPRIGYPGQYPYTRGIHPTGYRGRLWTTRQFAGFAGVKETNERFRSLLAKGQHGLSVAFDMPTLMGIDSDDPRSIGEVGNCGVAVDSADDMLTLFEGIPLGEVSVSMTINGPAEVLFALFLVAAEEQGVDWSDVRGTLQNDILKEYIAQKEWIYPPAPHMRIIVDMIEFCTREVPQWNTISVSGYHIREAGATAAQELAFTLGDGFAYVEACLRRGMKIPDFAPRLSFFFDAHLDFFEEIAKFRAARRIWARWMREKYGVTDERSLKLRFHTQTAGVSLTAQQPDNNVVRTAIEALAAVLGGTQSLHTNALDEVYALPTERAAEIALRTQQVIAEETGVANTIDPLGGSWFVEEMTDKVEARAEEILQKVLALGDGSILDGTLRGIEENFFQGALADSAYEFEKAVGTGERSIVGVNKYVDNTDTPLETLVIPEEVEKNQCEAVRALRSRRDSQAVEAALKALEEGARGDANLMELMIDAARVRATEGEIVEAMKKVFGSYRESVRI, from the coding sequence GTGAGCGCACGGGAGCAGTGGGAGAAGGAGTACGCCGCAGGGCGCAAGCGTCGCGAGCGCTTTGAGACCCTCTCCTTCGAAGAAGTCCCACCACTCGGCCTCCCCGCCGACGGCGACCCCGATCCCCGCATCGGCTATCCGGGCCAGTACCCGTACACGCGTGGCATCCATCCGACCGGCTACCGGGGGCGGCTGTGGACGACCCGCCAGTTCGCTGGGTTCGCAGGCGTCAAGGAGACCAACGAGCGGTTCCGGTCGCTGCTGGCCAAAGGGCAGCACGGCCTTTCGGTCGCGTTCGACATGCCGACGCTCATGGGGATCGACTCGGACGATCCCAGGTCGATCGGCGAGGTCGGCAACTGCGGCGTCGCGGTCGACTCGGCCGACGACATGTTGACCCTGTTCGAAGGGATCCCTCTCGGTGAGGTCTCCGTGTCGATGACGATCAACGGTCCCGCCGAGGTGCTCTTTGCGCTCTTCCTCGTGGCCGCCGAAGAGCAGGGCGTCGACTGGAGCGATGTGCGCGGCACCCTGCAGAACGACATCTTGAAGGAGTACATCGCCCAGAAGGAGTGGATCTACCCCCCGGCTCCGCACATGCGGATCATCGTCGACATGATCGAGTTCTGCACCAGGGAAGTGCCCCAGTGGAACACGATCTCCGTGTCCGGCTATCACATCCGCGAGGCAGGAGCCACCGCAGCCCAGGAACTCGCGTTCACGCTGGGTGACGGGTTCGCCTACGTGGAGGCGTGCCTGCGCCGGGGTATGAAGATCCCCGACTTCGCTCCGCGCCTGTCGTTCTTCTTCGACGCCCACCTCGACTTCTTCGAAGAGATCGCCAAGTTCAGGGCGGCACGCCGCATCTGGGCACGCTGGATGCGCGAAAAATACGGGGTGACCGACGAACGCTCCCTCAAGTTGCGTTTCCACACGCAGACCGCCGGCGTGTCGTTGACCGCCCAGCAACCGGACAACAACGTGGTCCGAACGGCGATCGAAGCGCTCGCCGCGGTCCTCGGCGGCACCCAGAGTTTGCACACCAACGCTCTCGACGAGGTGTATGCGTTGCCGACCGAACGGGCTGCGGAGATCGCACTGCGCACCCAGCAGGTCATCGCCGAGGAGACCGGGGTGGCGAACACGATCGACCCGCTGGGCGGTTCGTGGTTCGTAGAGGAGATGACGGACAAGGTCGAGGCGAGAGCCGAAGAGATCCTCCAGAAGGTCCTCGCGCTGGGAGACGGGTCGATTCTCGACGGGACGCTGCGCGGCATCGAGGAGAACTTCTTCCAGGGTGCGCTCGCCGACTCGGCCTATGAGTTCGAGAAGGCCGTCGGGACCGGCGAGCGGTCGATCGTCGGAGTCAACAAGTACGTCGACAACACCGACACCCCGCTCGAGACGCTCGTCATCCCCGAAGAGGTCGAGAAGAACCAGTGCGAGGCCGTCCGGGCGCTGCGGTCCAGGCGGGATTCCCAAGCCGTCGAGGCGGCGTTGAAGGCGCTCGAGGAAGGCGCGAGAGGCGACGCCAACTTGATGGAGTTGATGATCGACGCTGCTCGTGTTCGGGCGACCGAGGGCGAGATCGTCGAGGCGATGAAGAAAGTGTTCGGGTCATACCGTGAGTCGGTTCGCATCTGA